The Henckelia pumila isolate YLH828 unplaced genomic scaffold, ASM3356847v2 CTG_461:::fragment_3, whole genome shotgun sequence genome window below encodes:
- the LOC140871545 gene encoding glycosyltransferase family 92 protein RCOM_0530710 — translation MDSPDQRRKRKRVFRQPYPSFYCPYLLSVRFLALCLGSLAFLYLLFSTVPFNSSTFRPVLVVSSLSLLSSSSSSRTVKSVQDFDSFSFPWKIEDRVLFPDHVLLLVSGVKKDGMMKKIGVEGLECVYYRQIRSDFVVKRVISVDEFDELRSIVRCPLPSLNYSALATLRVSGKNGILREENNGFLVNNQTVNSWEKLAYSATLDGDTVVVFVKGFNLRGNRESDPNLFSCHFGLGKWERNQTFTLTTTALSAAQEVVRCPLPRSIGNNPMKATGIRVAVGVTPRVRGRALRHVIVPSVAKITNFGSEGKKRKEGKYELCACTMVWNQASSIREWIMYHSWLGVERWFIYDNNSDDGIDEVIQELDRDNYNVTRHVWPWIKTQEAGFSNCALRARDECDWVSFMDVDEYFYFPYSMPKQQRSENFGYAGQHSLRMLVANVSSASPTTAEIRTSCHSFGPSGLSSPPSQGVTVGYTCRLQSPERHKSIIRPDALDATLLNVVHHFRLKKGYRYLNLPQNTVIVNHYKYQVWEVFRAKFYRRVATYVADWQESQKEGSRDRAPGLGTEAIEPPDWPQKFCEVWDTGLRDFVLSNLADLSTGLLPWESRYASTY, via the coding sequence ATGGATTCTCCGGATCAACGCCGGAAGAGAAAGAGAGTTTTCAGACAACCTTATCCGTCCTTCTATTGTCCTTACCTGTTGTCTGTAAGATTTCTCGCGCTATGCCTCGGTTCCCTCGCctttctttatcttttattcAGTACTGTTCCCTTCAATTCTTCAACTTTTCGCCCTGTTTTAGTGGTTTCGAGCTTATCTTTGTTGTCGTCTAGTAGTAGTTCAAGAACTGTTAagtcggttcaagattttgatagTTTCTCGTTCCCTTGGAAAATAGAGGACAGGGTTCTGTTCCCTGATCATGTTTTATTGTTAGTGAGTGGTGTAAAGAAAGATGGGATGATGAAAAAGATTGGTGTCGAGGGGTTGGAGTGTGTTTATTATCGCCAAATTCGAAGCGATTTTGTGGTGAAAAGGGTGATTTCTGttgatgaatttgatgaactTCGGTCGATTGTGAGGTGCCCTCTTCCATCTTTGAATTATTCGGCTTTGGCGACTTTGAGGGTGAGCGGTAAAAATGGAATCTTGAGAGAAGAAAATAATGGGTTTTTGGTTAACAATCAGACCGTGAATTCTTGGGAAAAATTGGCTTATTCAGCTACTTTGGATGGGGATACAGTAGTTGTGTTTGTGAAAGGGTTTAATTTGAGGGGAAATAGGGAGTCTGATCCAAACCTATTTAGTTGTCATTTTGGGTTAGGGAAATGGGAGAGGAATCAGACGTTTACCCTCACGACGACGGCTTTGAGTGCTGCTCAGGAGGTGGTGAGATGTCCGTTGCCGCGTAGTATTGGAAATAATCCTATGAAGGCTACTGGTATTCGAGTCGCCGTTGGAGTGACGCCCCGTGTCCGCGGTCGAGCTCTCAGGCATGTGATTGTCCCATCCGTTGCCAAGATTACGAACTTTGGGTCCGAGGGTAAGAAGAGAAAGGAGGGAAAGTACGAGCTTTGTGCGTGTACAATGGTGTGGAACCAAGCTTCATCCATACGTGAATGGATCATGTATCATTCTTGGCTTGGAGTGGAAAGATGGTTCATATATGATAACAATAGTGATGATGGTATTGATGAGGTTATTCAAGAGCTCGATCGCGACAATTACAATGTAACCAGGCATGTATGGCCATGGATCAAGACTCAAGAAGCTGGATTCTCGAATTGTGCTTTGCGAGCAAGAGACGAATGTGATTGGGTTTCTTTCATGGATGTAGATGAATACTTCTACTTCCCATACTCGATGCCTAAACAACAAAGATCAGAGAATTTCGGCTATGCTGGTCAGCATTCTCTTCGCATGTTAGTGGCGAACGTATCATCTGCATCACCTACAACTGCAGAGATCAGGACATCTTGCCATAGTTTCGGGCCTTCTGGGTTGAGTTCACCGCCGTCACAAGGTGTCACTGTAGGTTACACTTGCCGCCTTCAAAGTCCGGAGAGGCATAAATCCATCATCAGACCAGATGCGCTAGACGCAACGTTGCTTAATGTGGTGCACCATTTTCGCCTAAAGAAGGGATACAGATACCTGAATTTACCTCAGAATACAGTCATAGTAAACCACTACAAATACCAAGTTTGGGAGGTTTTTAGAGCTAAGTTTTACAGAAGAGTTGCTACATACGTCGCGGACTGGCAAGAGAGTCAAAAGGAAGGTTCGAGAGATAGAGCTCCCGGTTTAGGAACCGAGGCCATCGAGCCGCCCGATTGGCCGCAGAAGTTTTGCGAAGTGTGGGATACCGGCCTAAGAGATTTTGTTTTGTCGAATTTGGCGGATTTGTCGACCGGTTTGCTGCCATGGGAGTCCCGTTATGCTTCGACTTACTAA